In one Rhodococcus sp. B50 genomic region, the following are encoded:
- a CDS encoding (deoxy)nucleoside triphosphate pyrophosphohydrolase — MSASTSSASTPAPDGHVVAGAVIRGGRVLLAQRLRPAELAGLWELPGGKAEPGESAEAALVRELREELGVEVRGAERLGVAVPLAGGRELCAYRVELVSGDPEPLDHAALRWVDADELGRIDLVPADRAWIPDLREHLQR, encoded by the coding sequence ATGTCTGCAAGCACTTCGTCTGCGAGTACACCGGCGCCCGACGGGCACGTCGTGGCCGGTGCCGTCATCCGGGGCGGACGCGTGCTGCTCGCCCAGCGCCTCCGGCCCGCCGAGCTCGCGGGTCTGTGGGAACTGCCGGGCGGCAAGGCCGAACCGGGGGAGAGCGCGGAAGCGGCGCTCGTTCGGGAGCTGAGGGAAGAACTCGGTGTCGAGGTGCGCGGCGCGGAACGTCTGGGCGTCGCGGTGCCGTTGGCCGGGGGCCGGGAGTTGTGTGCCTACCGCGTCGAGCTCGTCTCGGGTGACCCCGAGCCGCTCGATCATGCGGCGTTGCGGTGGGTCGATGCGGACGAACTCGGGCGGATCGATCTCGTCCCGGCCGACCGCGCGTGGATTCCGGATCTACGGGAGCATCTGCAGCGCTGA
- a CDS encoding 4a-hydroxytetrahydrobiopterin dehydratase, with amino-acid sequence MSQLLTDGEIDAALAELPHWHRTGQSLVRTIEAPTFPDAITLVDRVAVVAEEANHHPDIDIRWRKVTFALSTHSAGGITESDPALARRIDEEARRSGL; translated from the coding sequence ATGTCCCAGCTGCTGACGGACGGAGAGATCGACGCCGCACTGGCCGAACTGCCGCACTGGCACCGCACAGGGCAGTCGCTGGTCCGCACGATCGAGGCGCCGACCTTTCCCGACGCGATCACGCTCGTCGACCGGGTGGCCGTTGTCGCCGAGGAGGCGAACCATCATCCGGACATAGACATCAGGTGGCGGAAGGTGACCTTCGCGTTGAGCACACACTCGGCCGGTGGCATCACGGAGTCGGATCCGGCTCTGGCGCGTCGGATCGACGAGGAGGCCCGACGCTCGGGTCTGTAG